One Streptomyces sp. R28 DNA window includes the following coding sequences:
- a CDS encoding O-antigen ligase domain-containing protein, with protein MEAERTPKIVGVVWGLLVLNTLGSAGAKTIVPLPRSLIQLVTMGALVAAFTLALAVNLRLRIRASAYVLLLTLLLVTSLISSVQLESGFGALFRCFRLTLFVCTLWLLSRWWDGSLTFVRHHIRMYFAVLGSVAAGLVVSPGAALPDLYGGRLVGALWPLTPPQIGQYAAVITGLTVLLLLGRRTDRTSAAVVIVPSLVLLGLTHTRTATLGLMLGLVLAIGSLLLTSAAARRFFTWAVVCATVAAVGFASMLQAWFLRGQSKENFSSLTGRAKVWDALLAAPRSTGEKLFGVGLGDKSFGGLPIDNSWLAVYNEQGLIGVALVAAIIIVLGGVALLRPPSLQRACAIFLISYCAIASYTEAGLGDASPYLLHLALAASLLAAPAAATALATPEVPRQRIPRWAQRSEVR; from the coding sequence ATGGAGGCGGAGCGCACGCCGAAGATCGTCGGAGTGGTCTGGGGGCTGCTGGTCCTCAACACGCTCGGCTCGGCCGGGGCGAAGACCATCGTCCCGCTGCCTCGTTCCCTCATCCAGCTGGTCACCATGGGGGCGCTGGTCGCCGCGTTCACGCTGGCGCTCGCGGTCAATCTCCGGCTGCGCATCCGAGCCAGTGCGTACGTGCTCCTGCTCACCCTGCTGCTGGTGACGAGCCTGATCTCCAGCGTGCAACTGGAGTCCGGGTTCGGTGCGCTGTTCCGCTGCTTCCGGCTGACTCTCTTCGTCTGCACGCTGTGGCTGCTCAGCCGCTGGTGGGACGGCAGCCTGACGTTCGTACGGCACCACATCCGGATGTACTTCGCGGTGCTCGGGTCGGTGGCCGCCGGCCTGGTCGTCTCACCGGGCGCGGCCCTGCCCGACCTCTACGGCGGGCGCCTCGTCGGCGCGTTGTGGCCGCTCACCCCGCCGCAGATCGGCCAGTACGCCGCGGTGATCACCGGGCTCACCGTGCTGCTGCTCCTGGGCCGCCGGACCGACAGGACCAGTGCGGCGGTGGTCATCGTGCCGTCACTCGTCCTCCTCGGGCTGACCCATACCCGGACGGCCACGCTCGGCCTGATGCTCGGGCTGGTGTTGGCGATCGGCTCGCTCCTGCTCACCAGTGCCGCGGCCCGCCGCTTCTTCACCTGGGCGGTGGTGTGCGCCACGGTGGCCGCAGTGGGGTTCGCCTCCATGCTGCAGGCGTGGTTCCTGCGCGGACAGAGCAAGGAGAACTTCTCCAGCCTCACCGGTCGGGCCAAGGTCTGGGACGCCCTGCTGGCCGCGCCCCGGTCGACCGGGGAGAAGTTGTTCGGCGTGGGGCTGGGCGACAAGTCGTTCGGCGGGCTGCCGATCGACAACAGCTGGCTGGCCGTCTACAACGAGCAGGGCCTGATCGGCGTCGCCCTCGTCGCGGCGATCATCATCGTGCTGGGCGGCGTCGCGTTGCTGCGGCCACCGTCGCTGCAGCGGGCCTGCGCGATCTTCCTGATCAGCTACTGCGCGATCGCGTCGTACACCGAGGCCGGACTGGGCGACGCCTCGCCGTATCTGCTGCACCTGGCCCTGGCCGCCTCGCTGTTGGCGGCGCCCGCCGCGGCCACTGCCCTCGCGACGCCCGAAGTCCCTCGACAACGCATCCCGCGATGGGCCCAGAGATCGGAGGTGAGGTGA
- a CDS encoding right-handed parallel beta-helix repeat-containing protein: protein MGIKWRDWAVPAAALALLAATGCTSMPGARAAEPTVAPSTSTSAAKAVARVCAKPAAGPAKAPAGAVTVDPAVVGDLAAKTKSSPPNTTFWLRPGKHRLDPDRYAQVIPKRGNRYLGAPGAVLDGGKKNQYAFSGSARDVAIRYLTVQHFVAPMDEGVVNHDSADGWVIEHATIRDNSGAGLMAGARQQVRASCLRDNGQYGMNAYKGKGRISGLVVEGNEIVGNNTGDWERRREGCGCTGGIKFWAVDGADVRGNWVHDNRGTGLWADTNNNDFRIENNVIEANDGAALIYEISYNAVIRNNTIRRNNWVEGRRAADHGDNFPFATVYLSESGGEPRIEARTDKIEIYRNVLEDNWSGITLWENADRFCNSPANTSSGDCTLLVKKTAGCAKSAIAKAPLYADCRWKTQWVDIHDNRFVLDKSVVKCTAKCDRMAVLSNYGTYPDWSPYKGEKVADAITRKQHNRWHDNVYVGPWKFVAHDPSRVLDFESWQGMPYQQDTGSALDPRAGG, encoded by the coding sequence GTGGGGATCAAATGGCGGGACTGGGCGGTGCCGGCGGCGGCGCTGGCCCTGCTGGCGGCGACCGGCTGTACGAGCATGCCGGGCGCCCGCGCGGCGGAGCCGACCGTTGCGCCATCCACGTCCACTTCCGCGGCCAAGGCCGTGGCCCGGGTGTGTGCCAAGCCCGCGGCCGGGCCGGCGAAGGCACCGGCGGGCGCGGTGACGGTCGACCCCGCGGTGGTCGGTGACTTGGCAGCGAAGACCAAGAGCAGCCCCCCGAACACCACGTTCTGGCTTCGACCGGGCAAGCACAGGCTCGATCCGGACCGCTACGCCCAGGTCATCCCCAAGCGGGGGAACCGCTACCTCGGTGCGCCGGGCGCGGTGCTCGACGGCGGGAAGAAGAACCAGTACGCGTTCAGCGGCAGCGCCCGCGACGTCGCCATCCGCTATCTGACCGTCCAGCATTTCGTGGCCCCGATGGACGAAGGCGTGGTCAACCATGACTCGGCCGACGGGTGGGTGATCGAGCACGCGACGATCCGGGACAACTCCGGCGCCGGGCTGATGGCCGGTGCCCGCCAGCAGGTCCGCGCCAGCTGCCTGCGCGACAACGGCCAGTACGGCATGAACGCGTACAAGGGCAAAGGCCGTATCAGCGGCCTGGTGGTCGAGGGCAACGAGATCGTGGGCAACAACACCGGCGACTGGGAGCGGCGGCGGGAGGGCTGCGGCTGCACCGGAGGCATCAAGTTCTGGGCCGTCGACGGCGCCGACGTGCGCGGCAACTGGGTGCACGACAACCGCGGAACAGGGTTGTGGGCGGACACCAACAACAATGACTTCCGCATCGAGAACAACGTGATCGAGGCCAACGACGGTGCCGCGCTGATCTACGAGATCAGCTACAACGCGGTCATCCGGAACAACACGATCCGCCGGAACAACTGGGTCGAGGGCCGCAGGGCGGCCGACCACGGCGACAACTTCCCGTTCGCGACCGTCTACTTGTCCGAGTCCGGCGGCGAACCACGGATCGAGGCCCGCACCGACAAGATCGAGATCTACCGGAACGTGCTGGAGGACAACTGGTCCGGGATCACCCTGTGGGAGAACGCCGACCGGTTCTGCAACAGCCCGGCCAACACCTCGTCCGGTGACTGCACGTTGCTGGTGAAGAAGACCGCCGGCTGCGCGAAGTCGGCGATCGCGAAGGCACCCCTCTACGCCGACTGCCGGTGGAAGACCCAGTGGGTGGACATCCACGACAACCGCTTCGTGCTGGACAAGTCCGTCGTCAAGTGCACGGCGAAGTGCGACCGCATGGCGGTGCTGTCCAACTACGGCACCTATCCGGACTGGTCGCCGTACAAGGGCGAGAAGGTCGCCGACGCGATCACGCGCAAGCAGCACAACCGCTGGCACGACAACGTCTACGTCGGACCGTGGAAGTTCGTCGCCCACGACCCGAGCCGGGTGCTCGACTTCGAGAGCTGGCAGGGCATGCCCTACCAGCAGGACACGGGCAGCGCCCTCGACCCACGGGCCGGTGGTTGA
- a CDS encoding alginate lyase family protein: MTMSAGWYLRRLSRMGPQEVAGRVGDAVRRRRWRSARPDCPSVTGARFTAVLPAGTIAAVAPDAAKRLVAEADRLMDGHAEYFGVVRDDLADPDWWCDPRTGRRAPSGYAFDVPYRSEDAVGDIKQIWEPSRHQYLTQLAAAYAITGDERYAERVAEHLRSWWAANPPLCGVHWISGIELGIRLLSWVWIRRLLEGWPGASGLFEDNPVALNQIWHHQRWLAAFPSRGSSANNHVIAEAAGQLAAACAFDWFPSSERWRTGALRSLERHLRGNTYLSGLNRELATEYHGLVLELGLAAVAEADAAGVPVPATVRLVLLRMTDALAAVVDNRLRPPRQGDADDGHGLIVDGAGTDRWASLLATGDAVFGRLAWWPAVTGTDVRTPLLAALIRPYPNKGTAPAVTRPASRPAQFADAGMTILRGPQEIWCRCDGGPHGFLSIAAHAHADALSVEVRHDGVDVLADPGTYCYHGQPEWRQYFRSTLGHNTLQLDGGDQSVSGGPFLWTRHARSRVLVSDTSGEGVARWCAEHDGYEGSVHRRRVELAAESQELRVVDEVRGPRRAVRLAFHLGPAIAADLVDNRAQLTWTRDGEDRSAVLDLPGQLSWQAHRGETDPPLGWYSAGFGRKEPTTTLVGTGFSDGAEGFTTVLRFRG; the protein is encoded by the coding sequence ATGACCATGAGCGCGGGCTGGTACCTGCGGCGGCTGTCCCGGATGGGACCGCAGGAGGTCGCGGGCCGGGTGGGCGACGCGGTGCGCAGGCGGCGGTGGCGGTCGGCGCGGCCGGACTGCCCGAGCGTGACCGGCGCCCGGTTCACCGCGGTCCTGCCCGCGGGCACGATCGCCGCCGTAGCTCCGGACGCCGCGAAGCGTCTCGTCGCCGAGGCGGACCGGCTGATGGACGGGCACGCCGAGTACTTCGGAGTGGTCCGCGACGACCTGGCCGACCCGGACTGGTGGTGCGACCCGAGGACCGGGCGCCGGGCTCCCTCGGGCTACGCCTTCGACGTGCCGTACCGGAGCGAGGACGCGGTCGGGGACATCAAGCAGATCTGGGAGCCGTCCCGGCACCAGTACCTCACCCAGCTCGCCGCCGCCTACGCGATCACCGGGGACGAGCGGTACGCCGAGCGCGTGGCCGAGCACCTGCGGTCGTGGTGGGCGGCCAACCCGCCGCTGTGCGGCGTCCATTGGATCAGCGGCATCGAGCTGGGCATCCGGCTGCTGTCCTGGGTGTGGATCCGCCGGCTGCTCGAGGGCTGGCCGGGCGCGTCCGGGCTGTTCGAGGACAACCCGGTGGCGCTGAACCAGATCTGGCACCACCAGCGCTGGCTGGCCGCCTTCCCCAGCCGGGGCTCTTCGGCGAACAACCACGTCATCGCAGAGGCCGCCGGGCAGTTGGCAGCGGCCTGCGCGTTCGACTGGTTCCCCTCGTCGGAGCGTTGGCGGACCGGCGCGCTGCGGTCGCTGGAGCGGCACCTGCGCGGCAACACCTACCTCTCCGGCCTCAACCGCGAGCTGGCCACCGAGTATCACGGACTGGTGCTGGAGCTCGGTCTGGCCGCGGTGGCCGAGGCGGATGCCGCAGGCGTGCCGGTCCCCGCGACCGTCCGGCTGGTGCTGCTGCGGATGACCGACGCGCTCGCGGCCGTCGTGGACAACCGGCTCCGGCCGCCGCGCCAGGGGGACGCGGACGACGGGCACGGTCTGATCGTGGACGGCGCGGGCACCGACCGCTGGGCCTCGCTGCTGGCCACCGGGGACGCCGTGTTCGGCCGGCTCGCCTGGTGGCCGGCGGTGACCGGCACCGACGTGCGCACCCCGCTGCTGGCCGCGCTCATCCGGCCGTACCCGAACAAGGGAACCGCACCGGCCGTGACCCGCCCGGCAAGCCGACCGGCCCAATTCGCCGACGCGGGCATGACCATCCTGCGCGGTCCGCAAGAGATCTGGTGCCGCTGCGACGGTGGTCCGCACGGCTTCCTGTCCATCGCCGCGCATGCCCACGCGGACGCGCTGTCCGTGGAGGTCCGGCACGACGGCGTCGACGTGCTCGCCGACCCGGGGACGTACTGCTACCACGGGCAGCCCGAGTGGCGGCAGTACTTCCGGTCGACCCTCGGCCACAACACCCTGCAGCTGGACGGCGGCGACCAGTCCGTTTCCGGCGGCCCGTTCCTGTGGACCCGGCATGCCCGCAGCCGTGTCCTGGTCTCGGACACATCCGGCGAGGGGGTGGCCCGCTGGTGTGCCGAGCACGACGGCTACGAGGGCTCCGTGCACCGCCGCCGGGTGGAGCTGGCGGCCGAGAGCCAGGAGCTGAGGGTGGTGGACGAGGTGCGCGGCCCGCGCCGGGCCGTACGCCTGGCGTTCCACCTCGGCCCGGCGATCGCCGCGGACCTGGTGGACAACCGGGCACAGCTCACCTGGACCCGGGACGGCGAGGACCGCTCCGCGGTGCTCGACCTGCCAGGACAGCTGTCCTGGCAGGCACATCGCGGCGAGACCGACCCGCCCCTGGGCTGGTACTCCGCCGGATTCGGACGCAAGGAACCCACCACCACGCTGGTCGGCACCGGCTTCAGCGACGGCGCGGAGGGCTTCACCACCGTGCTCAGGTTCCGCGGCTAG
- a CDS encoding bi-domain-containing oxidoreductase, producing the protein MKQVVQNYKSGELAVLDVPVPGCKPGGVLVRTAYSLISTGTEMMKVSEAGMSMLGKARSRPDQVAKVMQSVATNGVPATYRKVMGKLDSYTPLGYSLCGGVEQVGAGIDDVKVGDLVACAGNEHALHAELNWVPKNLYAPVPDGLAPRHAAFGTVGSIAMQGVRQGEPQLGEVALVIGLGLIGQLVVQLLAASGVRVVGVDPDPVRCELAERLGAVACGDPESAAVEASVAELTGGHGVDQVYLAAGGGSNQPVELAARLCRDRGRVVDIGKCRLDLPWNAYYEKELDVRFSRSYGPGRYDPEYELEGRDYPIGYVRWTERRNLACFLDLLARGSVDVEPLVSHVADFDDAVETYQRLKDGDLKAVAVLFRYPEPTGEAEETAAPAVAVPEVKRPSGGASAPARAANSPVRLAFVGAGNYATSMLLPHLAQRDGVELSTVVTTTALSAANAQRKFGFAEATTDLDAVLGDKSIDAVFVVTRHSSHAELTRRALMAGKTVFVEKPLALTEDELAGVLAAVEESGNDRLQVGFNRRFAPLLQEAKNRFGARTGPANLRYLVNAGRLQHGSWYLQQGTEGSRFAGEGGHFIDTASWLLDADPVSVYATATSGHEDLQVVLRYPDGSTATISYVTTGPSGFPKETLDLVADGRALRLDDFVRASVYGRKKWVSSRLPKARDKGQNAELAAFIKAVRTGGPMPVPLQSLVATTAATLAVQAGLAGGAPVTLASAR; encoded by the coding sequence GTGAAGCAGGTCGTACAGAACTACAAGAGCGGCGAGCTGGCGGTGCTCGACGTGCCGGTGCCGGGGTGCAAGCCGGGCGGTGTACTGGTCCGCACCGCCTACTCGCTGATCTCCACCGGCACCGAGATGATGAAGGTGTCCGAGGCCGGCATGTCGATGCTGGGCAAGGCCCGTTCCCGGCCGGACCAGGTGGCCAAGGTCATGCAGAGCGTGGCCACCAACGGGGTGCCCGCCACCTACCGCAAGGTGATGGGAAAGCTGGACTCCTACACGCCGCTGGGCTACTCGCTGTGCGGGGGGGTCGAGCAGGTCGGCGCCGGGATCGACGACGTGAAGGTCGGCGACCTCGTGGCCTGCGCCGGCAACGAGCACGCGTTGCACGCCGAGCTGAACTGGGTGCCGAAGAACCTCTACGCCCCGGTGCCGGACGGCCTCGCGCCACGGCACGCGGCCTTCGGCACCGTCGGGTCGATCGCGATGCAGGGCGTCCGCCAAGGCGAGCCGCAGCTCGGCGAAGTGGCACTGGTCATCGGCCTCGGGCTGATCGGGCAGCTGGTGGTGCAGCTCCTCGCCGCCTCGGGAGTCCGCGTCGTCGGCGTCGACCCCGACCCGGTGCGCTGCGAGCTCGCCGAGCGCCTGGGCGCCGTGGCCTGCGGCGATCCCGAGTCCGCGGCGGTGGAGGCTTCCGTCGCCGAACTCACCGGCGGTCACGGCGTGGACCAGGTGTACCTGGCCGCCGGCGGCGGCAGCAATCAGCCCGTCGAGCTGGCCGCCCGGCTCTGCCGGGACCGTGGCCGGGTCGTCGACATCGGCAAGTGCCGCCTGGACCTGCCATGGAACGCGTACTACGAGAAAGAGCTCGACGTCCGGTTCTCCCGCAGTTACGGCCCCGGGCGCTACGACCCGGAGTACGAGCTCGAGGGGCGCGACTACCCGATCGGCTACGTGCGCTGGACCGAGCGCCGCAACCTGGCGTGCTTCCTCGATCTCCTCGCCCGCGGCAGCGTCGACGTGGAACCCCTGGTCTCCCACGTCGCCGACTTCGATGACGCGGTCGAGACGTACCAGCGCCTGAAGGACGGCGACCTGAAGGCCGTGGCCGTACTGTTCCGGTACCCCGAACCCACGGGGGAAGCGGAGGAAACGGCGGCCCCGGCGGTGGCCGTGCCCGAGGTGAAGCGACCCAGCGGCGGAGCGTCCGCCCCTGCCCGGGCCGCCAATTCGCCGGTGCGCCTTGCGTTCGTCGGCGCGGGGAACTACGCGACGTCGATGCTGCTGCCGCACCTGGCACAGCGCGACGGCGTCGAGTTGTCGACCGTCGTCACCACGACGGCGCTGTCCGCGGCCAACGCGCAGCGGAAGTTCGGCTTCGCCGAGGCGACCACCGATCTCGACGCCGTGCTCGGCGACAAGTCCATCGACGCGGTGTTCGTGGTCACCCGGCACAGCTCGCACGCCGAACTGACCCGAAGAGCACTGATGGCCGGCAAGACCGTGTTCGTGGAGAAGCCGCTGGCGCTCACCGAGGACGAGCTGGCCGGAGTGCTCGCGGCGGTGGAGGAGTCCGGCAACGACCGGCTGCAGGTGGGCTTCAACCGCCGGTTCGCGCCGCTGCTCCAGGAGGCCAAGAACAGGTTCGGCGCCCGGACCGGTCCGGCGAACCTCCGCTACCTGGTCAACGCGGGCCGGCTGCAGCACGGCAGCTGGTACCTCCAACAGGGCACCGAGGGGTCGCGGTTCGCCGGCGAGGGCGGACACTTCATCGACACGGCTAGCTGGCTGCTCGACGCGGACCCGGTCTCGGTCTACGCGACCGCCACGTCCGGCCACGAGGACCTGCAGGTCGTGCTGCGCTACCCGGACGGGTCCACCGCCACCATCAGCTACGTCACCACCGGCCCGTCCGGTTTCCCCAAGGAGACCCTGGACCTGGTCGCGGACGGCCGTGCGCTGCGGCTCGACGACTTCGTGCGTGCCTCGGTGTACGGCCGTAAGAAGTGGGTCAGTTCGCGGCTGCCCAAGGCCCGGGACAAGGGCCAGAACGCCGAGCTGGCCGCGTTCATCAAGGCGGTTCGGACCGGCGGGCCGATGCCGGTGCCGCTTCAGTCGCTGGTCGCCACCACGGCGGCCACCCTCGCCGTGCAGGCCGGCCTGGCCGGCGGTGCGCCGGTGACGTTGGCGAGCGCGCGATGA
- the asnB gene encoding asparagine synthase (glutamine-hydrolyzing), protein MCGIAGTYRWPDGKAVTDRLTDTLAHRGPDGAGRYGHPVGDGEVQLGHRRLAIIDLSETGAQPMVSDGLALTYNGELYNAPELRAELAAAGVRFRGTSDTEVLLEAWRRWGTDCLPRLRGMFAFAVFDERTGDLVLARDQLGIKPLFLLRRGEGLVFASELKALAAATGGSLEVDHAALVASLLYYWVPDSRCAYREAEKLPPGSWLRCRPDGRVERGRYWHLKDVAAEGRERARAGEQPDLAAVVEESTRQHLLSDVPVATFLSGGLDSSYLTALAARDRPGISAYTIGFRAEDARFEAMPDDLRYARQVAERFGVDLHEIEIAPNVLDLLPQMTYHLDEPIGDPAAINTFLICSAAREAGVKVMLSGMGADELFAGYRKHLANLLALRYQRVPRPLRRGVSAAVDRLPVATSRRGYRSVRFAKRFLSFADLPEETAFRRSYTMYDQDELLALIDPDLAGTVDDVLTEHADTYQDNDLDDFVNRMCLGDARMFLPGLNLAYTDRSSMAASTEVRVPYVDVEVVKAAFAVPGDRKIVGRQGKAVLKEAATSILPREIVYRPKGLFSAPLRAWMSRDLAPLVREVVNDGVLVNSGLLRRDALARMVAEDAAGQRDFSKHLWHVLTLEYWYRDATSGSGQSTRQTA, encoded by the coding sequence ATGTGTGGCATCGCAGGTACTTACCGATGGCCGGACGGGAAAGCCGTGACCGACCGGCTCACCGACACCCTCGCCCACCGCGGTCCGGACGGGGCGGGCCGGTACGGCCACCCCGTCGGTGACGGCGAAGTGCAGCTCGGGCACCGCCGGCTGGCCATCATCGACCTGTCCGAGACCGGCGCCCAGCCGATGGTCTCGGACGGCCTCGCCCTGACATACAACGGCGAGCTGTACAACGCGCCCGAGCTGCGTGCCGAGCTGGCGGCCGCCGGGGTGCGCTTCCGCGGTACCTCCGACACCGAGGTGCTCCTGGAGGCCTGGCGGCGCTGGGGCACGGACTGCCTGCCCCGGCTGCGCGGCATGTTCGCGTTCGCCGTCTTCGACGAGCGAACCGGTGACCTGGTGCTCGCCCGCGACCAGCTCGGCATCAAGCCGCTGTTCCTGCTCCGGCGCGGCGAGGGTCTGGTGTTCGCCTCCGAGCTCAAGGCGCTCGCCGCCGCGACCGGCGGATCGCTGGAGGTGGACCATGCGGCGCTGGTGGCCTCGCTGCTGTACTACTGGGTGCCGGACTCGCGGTGCGCGTACCGCGAAGCGGAGAAACTGCCGCCGGGGAGCTGGCTGAGGTGCCGGCCCGACGGCCGGGTGGAGCGCGGCCGGTACTGGCACCTGAAGGACGTCGCCGCCGAGGGCCGGGAGCGGGCCCGGGCCGGCGAACAGCCGGACCTCGCTGCCGTCGTCGAGGAGTCGACCCGTCAGCACCTGCTCTCCGACGTACCCGTGGCGACCTTCCTCTCCGGCGGTCTCGACTCCAGCTACCTGACCGCGCTGGCGGCCCGCGACCGGCCCGGGATCTCCGCGTACACGATCGGGTTCCGCGCCGAGGACGCCAGGTTCGAGGCGATGCCGGACGACCTGCGCTATGCCCGGCAGGTGGCCGAGCGGTTCGGCGTCGACCTGCACGAGATCGAGATCGCCCCGAACGTGCTCGACCTGCTGCCGCAGATGACGTACCACCTGGACGAGCCGATCGGCGACCCCGCCGCGATCAACACGTTCCTGATCTGCTCGGCGGCCCGGGAGGCCGGGGTCAAGGTGATGCTCTCGGGGATGGGCGCCGACGAGCTGTTCGCCGGGTACCGCAAGCACCTGGCCAACCTGCTCGCGCTGCGCTACCAGCGCGTCCCGCGGCCCCTGCGGCGCGGGGTGTCCGCGGCCGTGGACCGGCTGCCGGTCGCAACGAGCCGCCGGGGGTACCGGTCGGTGCGCTTCGCGAAGCGGTTCCTCTCCTTCGCCGATCTGCCGGAGGAGACCGCGTTCCGGCGCAGCTACACCATGTACGACCAGGACGAGCTGCTTGCCCTCATCGATCCGGACCTGGCCGGGACGGTCGACGACGTGCTGACCGAGCATGCGGACACCTATCAGGACAACGACCTCGACGACTTCGTCAACCGCATGTGCCTGGGCGACGCCCGGATGTTCCTGCCGGGCCTGAACCTCGCCTACACGGACCGGTCGAGCATGGCCGCGTCGACCGAGGTGCGGGTGCCGTACGTGGACGTCGAGGTGGTCAAGGCGGCGTTCGCCGTGCCAGGTGATCGCAAGATCGTCGGACGGCAGGGCAAGGCCGTCCTCAAGGAGGCGGCCACCTCGATCCTGCCGCGGGAGATCGTGTACCGGCCCAAGGGTCTGTTCAGCGCCCCGCTGCGCGCCTGGATGAGCCGGGATCTGGCACCGCTGGTTCGCGAGGTGGTGAACGACGGCGTGCTCGTCAATTCAGGGCTCCTGCGCCGCGACGCGCTGGCGCGGATGGTCGCCGAGGACGCCGCCGGGCAGCGGGACTTCTCCAAGCATCTGTGGCATGTGCTGACCCTCGAGTACTGGTATCGCGACGCGACCTCTGGGTCCGGCCAGAGCACTCGGCAAACGGCTTAG
- a CDS encoding Wzz/FepE/Etk N-terminal domain-containing protein, with protein MSTSTTSKSPAAAPLLDLQALVVAVRRRRRLWCTMALLGFLAGAAVAVLMPPPPSAMTKVLVAHAEDQPNDTGTLIRTDVAVLQTTRVADMALKSLKSPEKPEDFMKDYRGTGLTNNLLQIDVTADTETEAVARAKALADAFVTDHVTRMQEIAKAEAKALLDQRDRTRHELAQVNEAIGDQPPDSDPKASASIESLFARRAELNSRIADFDQRAADARTGTPSVIAGTQIVDAPRAVRHSLPKAAVTDAAIGLVLGLVVGLALAAVGTVVADRPVLRRDIAANLGASVIAELPHRSGRLWQRRRTRVARERLTASLARTVRGSAEPVSLLELGCARSTSVIALNVARALSAEGPVAVIDGLPGSQLSGRRQKPGDPTVVSGEQATAVPGQGHLIGVGSVAPGTAWTDLQYLGTQTVLVVRAGHGSAAWLHTVARQLADQRIPVIGVVLIDPDPRDRTDGTLWDGLQTALRGRSERPDRQNLTGRRQTERLPAWAAQGADNDQEAR; from the coding sequence GTGAGCACGAGCACGACTTCCAAGTCGCCGGCCGCCGCTCCGCTCCTCGACCTGCAGGCGCTGGTGGTGGCGGTGCGCAGGCGCCGCCGCCTGTGGTGCACCATGGCGCTTCTGGGCTTCCTGGCCGGTGCGGCCGTGGCGGTCCTGATGCCACCGCCGCCGAGCGCGATGACCAAGGTGCTGGTCGCGCACGCGGAGGACCAGCCGAACGACACCGGAACGCTGATCCGTACCGACGTCGCGGTGCTGCAGACCACACGGGTCGCCGACATGGCCCTGAAGTCCCTCAAGTCCCCGGAGAAGCCCGAGGACTTCATGAAGGACTACCGAGGCACCGGCCTGACCAACAACCTGCTGCAGATCGATGTGACCGCCGATACCGAAACGGAAGCGGTGGCCCGGGCCAAGGCGCTGGCCGACGCGTTCGTCACGGACCATGTGACGCGGATGCAGGAAATCGCGAAGGCCGAGGCGAAGGCCCTGCTCGACCAGCGTGACCGCACGCGGCACGAGCTCGCCCAGGTCAACGAGGCGATCGGGGACCAGCCCCCGGACAGCGACCCGAAAGCGTCGGCGAGCATCGAGTCGCTCTTCGCCCGCCGGGCCGAACTCAACTCGCGGATCGCCGACTTCGACCAGCGCGCCGCGGATGCGCGTACCGGCACGCCCAGCGTCATCGCCGGCACACAGATCGTGGACGCACCGCGCGCGGTGCGACACTCCCTGCCCAAGGCCGCCGTCACCGACGCCGCGATCGGGCTCGTCCTCGGGCTCGTCGTCGGGCTCGCGCTGGCCGCGGTCGGCACGGTGGTGGCGGACCGCCCCGTGCTGCGCCGGGACATCGCGGCGAACCTGGGCGCCTCGGTCATCGCGGAGCTGCCCCACAGGTCGGGCAGGCTGTGGCAGCGCCGACGGACCCGGGTGGCACGCGAACGGCTCACCGCGTCCCTGGCGCGCACCGTCCGCGGCTCCGCGGAACCGGTGTCGCTGCTGGAACTGGGCTGTGCGCGCAGCACGAGCGTGATCGCGCTGAACGTCGCCAGGGCACTGTCGGCCGAGGGGCCCGTGGCCGTCATCGACGGTCTGCCCGGCTCGCAGCTCTCCGGCCGCCGCCAGAAACCAGGAGACCCCACCGTAGTCAGCGGCGAGCAGGCCACGGCCGTACCGGGTCAGGGGCATCTGATCGGCGTCGGCTCGGTCGCACCCGGCACCGCGTGGACCGACCTCCAGTACCTCGGCACCCAGACCGTGCTCGTGGTGCGTGCCGGGCACGGCAGCGCCGCATGGCTGCACACCGTGGCGCGGCAACTCGCCGACCAGCGCATTCCGGTGATCGGGGTGGTGCTGATCGACCCCGATCCGCGGGACCGGACCGACGGCACGCTGTGGGACGGGCTGCAGACCGCGCTGCGCGGCCGCAGCGAGCGGCCGGACCGGCAGAACCTGACGGGCCGGCGGCAGACCGAGCGGCTGCCGGCGTGGGCCGCGCAGGGCGCGGACAACGACCAGGAGGCGCGGTAG